The following is a genomic window from Patagioenas fasciata isolate bPatFas1 chromosome 1, bPatFas1.hap1, whole genome shotgun sequence.
AGGAGCTTCTCAAAGTGGCATTAAGGAGCCAGTGTTTCAATGCTAACAAGTCTGATGGGGCTTCTGCAAGTGGCACAGGTGAGTACCCAGTGCTGTTGTCCTGCTGGGACACAAACCACAGTGGGGGTTGTTAAAAGTTAAGACTTCTATTGGAAAGTGTTTACGCATCTGCTGGTGACGATGTTACTGGCTGGCCACGCAGGGCCACCAGACATTACTAGGTGAAGACCCTGGGATGTGAGCAAAGCCAGCGCAACTGCAGACAGTTCCTTCCCCAAGACAAGGACAGATGATGACCTTCTTGACCTTCTTTGGCCATGGGCAGCCAGCACCACCTCCTCTGCAGCTCTCTCCTTCTGCCACAGCCCAAGGGTCtctcagcacagctgctgcaggCATGGGTGCAGTGATCGTGGGCATGGCAGACAAGGTGGGGGAAGAAAGCCCCCAGCTTTTGCTGTAACTCCTCCTTGTTTACCTTCCCAGTGACCCTTATCAATCTCATGACGCCTGTGTAGAGTGCAAACACACCTCAACATTTGCCTCGTCCACTCTCATGTCTGTAATAAACATAACCCTTCTTCTgtttgcacacacatgcacaaatgcatctacacatttattttaatggCAACATGTCAGGAATAAAAGCTCAGCTCGTGCTGGTGTTATGCTGAATCCAAAGCTGTGTTACTGTCATTGGGATTACTGGACTGTAATCAGGACCAAGAAGCAAGGGTCGCTCTTCTGGAAAGACCAAAACTGCCCCGTTACATTTCATTATGCACGAGAAGGGTAAGACAGAGGGCTCTTCCCAGTCATTATCTCTAGCTCTTCCTCTGTCTTGCCCCAGCAAATATGGGATTTTGTCCTCTCCCACTTTCCCATGTTGGCCATGATAATTCTCTCTATAGCTTCAGGGTCCCCTTTCATCCAAAACCTTGAATCTACAGCTGTGTGCCATTGCTGACCCCTTTTCCTCTCTGAAGTTGcttctttcttgtttttgcaTCTGTTTCCTCTCCCCTCACCTGCCTTGAAGGCTCTGAAAATGCCTGATGCCGTTTACAGCACATCTGCAAGTGCCCCCTCAGAGTCCCTGTGCTCTGCCAAAGGTGCCTAAGCCCACATTCCCCATTCACTGCCCAGTACCACTGTCATGGGTTCTCCCACAGTGCCCCATGCACTGGAAACAAACCCACTCATTTGGATAAGCCTGTTTCCTCCCGTCACAGGCATGCTGGAGGAAGACAGAATGGGGCTGAACTTCGGGAGAGGACTAGAAGCCACTGAGCCAACAGGGCCGCTAGCAGAGACCTTGGAAGCAGTGACAAGCCTGGACTTTGCAAGTCTGAGAGACAGCATCTGTTCTCCCATCCTCTACTCCAATCTTGCCCCATAGCTAGGAAATACATCTTGCAACTAAACAAGTGCGGAAAATGGTTGTAAAGCAGAGGACAAAGCAAATCCTTGTCAGGAATAAATGGTCAGAGAGTTGCTCTCtcaaaaaaagtttgaaaactcCTTTTACGGGGCAGAAATCCTAGTGTAGTTTCAACCATTTTTGAACCAAAGCTCATCATGCCCTGAGTTTCTATAAAATCCCTCAACGAGTTGTGTCACCTGTTTGTAACAGCTTTGAATGGGATGCACTCACCTATGGAAACTAGACAACAGACTTCCTATGGCATATGTGcacttcctttctcttccctctacTCTCCAGGAGTTCCAGGGAAAACTAACTTCAGTCTAAATGTATAGGATACATAGTGGTGCCTGTCAGGACCAGTTGCCCTCCAGGCAGGTTGCTGCCCTCCTTCTCAGCAGGGTCAGCCTGCAGCCTCACTTTGCAGAGCTTTATGCCCATGCCCAGCTGTGTGCCCTTGTCCAGCCAGAAGACAGTAGTCCAACACACAGCATGAAAGGCTCCAAGGCCCACATGGCCTTGCAAAAGCTTTTATTACACACTTAAGAGCGTAGAGATGGATTTGCCAAGAGCATTTCAAACAAGATAGCCCTTGCCTTGCCTGGTTGGTGTGCGGCAAGAGCTTCTGCTTTCTCCTCAGTTGACGACAGCAGTGGCAGGGGCAGGTGCAGCCCTTTGCCTGAGGCACCTCTTTGTACTCTTGGTTGTCTTCTTTCCAGAGCGCGCGGCCAGGCGCTGGCTTTGGGGGCCAGCCTTGCCACACTGCCTGCGCATGCTGCCTCGCATGAGCTTCCTGAGCACAGAGCTCCTTTGCATTGCCATCTTCAAGTGCAATGGAGAAATGcgctgctgctttttctcctttgaaaTCTTTGCAGCCTCGTCCATGGTCTTGTGTGTCACACACTGCAGCACTGCAGCCAGATAGACGGGGGCCCTGGCTCCAAGGCGCTCAGCAAAGTGGCCTCTGCGCAGTTGCCTGTCTACACGGCTCACAGGGAAGAGCAGCCCAGCCCGGGAGGACCGTGAGGAGTGACTCTTTTTGACCTTGGCTTCACTGCCTTTGGAGGGCTCCTCAGAACATGTTGCTTCAGGCtccctctcctgctcagacactgtGCAGACCTCCTGTTCTCCGGACATACTGCTCGCAGCTTGCTCCCACAGGTATGTCCCCATTGCGCCTTCCAGTGCCCTGCTTCCTTGCCCACCTGCCCTCCTTGCTGACCTTCGCTGGCGGTTGCTGTCTCTGGGCTCAGGCTGTCCTTGCCGGCCTGGCCAAGCCTTGTCTGGGCAGGACGTCCCCACAGGCTATGGACAGGACCGACCCCTCTTTGGCCGAGACCCTTGGAAGAAGAGCTCAGGCTGAGCCCCTCTCCTGTGCAGGCTCAGGCCCTTTGCTCACCTGGGCAGCAGGAACAAGGGTTCTAGTAGGGCAGAGACCAATAGGAAAGGACTTGCTCTATGACATCACCTCCCTGCTTGTGACATCCTCCCTGCTGCCTCTGCCCTTTGTGGGTGAGCTCAGGGAGCAGCTCCACTCTTGTTTTGCATGGGAGAGGCTTTCATAGTGCTTGGCATGGGAGGAGCTGCTACACACCCAAGTcatctctcccctctcctctcctctcctctcctctcctctcctctcctctcctctcctctcctctcctctcctctcctctcctctcctctcctctcctctcctctcctctcctctcctctcctctcctctcctctcctctcctctcctctcctctcctctcctctcctctcctctcctctctcctctcatcCTCATCGCTTTTCTCCCTGCCTCTACCCTGTGACAGCTCTCCCTTCAGCACTTGCCTGTCACCTCCAACCAAAACCCATATTGCCACCCCTGGGGAGAAGATCTCCTTCCCTATGTCATGGGATACCAGAGCCACAGGCTGTCATGGGTCCCGCCTTTCAAGACATATCACCCCAGAAGTGTCATTTGTAGAGGCTTATTAAGCAGTAACAAAGCCTAGACTTCAAAAGTTTCAGTGCCAGTATCCATTCTCCCCTCTTCCATTCCAGTCTTGCCCCTTTCCTGGAAAAATACCTTGTAATTGAAGCCaacagggaaacaccagtgaCACACCTCAAAGGAATTAAGTGGTTTTCCTCTGAGAAAGTGATGTGGCCAACAGCCCAGCTGTAGTGCctctacaccaatgcacacagcatggggaacaaacaggaggagttggaagccaTCATGCTGTTAGAAAGCTATGGACTAGTCACTGTTACTGAAATTTTTTGGGATGAATCCCATGACTGTAGTGTGGCCATCAATGGCTACAGGCTGTTCTGAAGGGACAGGCAACGAAGGAAGGGTAGAGCggttgccctctacatcaagagatgGATAGAGTGCAAAGAGAtgtctctgaagaatagccacAAACAGGTTGAAAGCTTATGGTCAAGAGTTAGAGACCTAGGCAACAAGGGAACCTTGTATTTGGTGTCTGCTACAGGCCACCCTGTCAAGGGGAACCTATTGACAAAGccttcttcctccagctacaGGAGGTATCGTGCTCACAGGTTCTTTTGCTGGAGGACTTCAACCACCCTGACATCTGTTGGCAAAGTAGCACGATGAGCTGTAGGCAACCCTGGAGTGCATTGAGGATAACTTCCTAAGCCACGTAATAAAGAGTCCTACCGGGGGGGATGTATAACTGCACGTGATGGTCACCAACGCAAGTGAGCTAATCAGTGACATCCAcattggaggcagcctgggctgcagtgatcaggCAGCAGTGGAGCTTGCAGATCTGAGGAATATGTGTCAggcaaagagtaaagtcaggaccctgaatttcaGGAAAACCAACTTCCAGCTGTTCAAGGAATTAGCCAATAggaccccctgggaaactgcTCTCAGAATGAGGGAGCAGAACACATGGGCAGATTTTAAGAGATGCTTTCCATAGAGCACAAGAACTCTAGAttcccaggtgtaagaaatcagatAAGGAAGGCAAGAGGCTGGCATGGCTGAATCGAGACCTGCTGGTCCAACTAAACGGCAGGAAGGAAGTGtgcaggcagtggaagcaggaacaggtatcctgggaagagaTAGGGACACTGCTCTGTTGTGCAGAGATGAGGCCAGGAAGGCCAAGacgcagctggagctgaacttagcaagggatgcaaagaataacatgaaggacttctacaggtatgtcaaccagaagTGTGTCAACCAGAAAAGAAAGGTCAGAGAAGGTGTAACCCCCCCGATTAGCAAGACTGGCAAACTGGTAACAGTGGACGAGGagaggctgaggtactcaataactttttttgcctcagtcttcactggcaagcttctttccacacttcttgagtggatgaactgcaagatgGGGACTGGGGTAACAAAGTCCCTTCCACACTAAGAGAATATCAGGTTTGTGATCACTTGAGGAAAATGaacatgggacctgatgagatgcatcccagagtcctgagggaactggctgatgtaaAATCAATGGCAGTTACGTGAagccctggtgactggaaaaagggaaacattgcactcatttttttaaatggtagaaaggaggaccccaggagTTACTGACTTGTcatcctcacctctgtgcctgggaacagATTCTCCTAGAAACTATGCTAAgacacatgggggacagggaggtgGTTAAAGACAGCCAGCATGGTTTCATCAAGGGCaaatcctgcctgaccaacctagtggtctTCTGTGATGAAATGGGTACATCAatggacaagggaagagctacagGTATCATATATCTGGCCTtttgcaaagcctttgacacggtcCTCCACAatgtccttctctctaaattagaGAGGTATGTATTTGATaggtggactgtttggtggatgagcaGCTGACTGAATTGTTGTAtgcagagagtagtggtcaataaCTCAATGTCTGCATGACATGGGTGACAAATGGTGTTCCTtgggggtctgtactgggaccagtactgttcaatatcttcatcaatgacatagacaatgggatcgagtgcaccctcagcaagtttttgGATAACACCAAGCTAAGTGGCACaattgacatgcctgagggatggaatgtcatccagagggacctggacaagctcaagaagtgggcccatgcgaacctcacgaggttcaacaaggtcaagtgtaaggtcctgcaccTTGGTGAGGCCAGTCCCTagtatcaacacaggctggggaataaagggattgagagcagccctgcagagaaagactttgggtgctggtggatgaaaagctggacgtgagctggcaatgtgctctTGTAGACCAGAAGGCGAATCATATCTTAGGTTGCATCCAAGGGACCACAGCCagaaggtcaagggaggtgattctgcccctctactctgttctTATAAGACCCCAcgtggagtcctgtgtccaactCTGGagacctcagtacaggaaagacatggacctgttggagcaggtgCAGAGCAGGGCCATGAAAATCATCAGAGGActagaacacctctcctgtgaggaaaggctgagggagttggggttcttcagcctggagaagagaatgctCTGGGGAGATGTTATTGTAGCCTGTTAGTACTTCAAGAGGGTCAATAGGAAAGATGGGAACAaactttttatcagggcctgtagcaataggacaagaaataatggctttaaattaaaaagggggagatttagactaggtataagaatattttttttacaggGAGGGTTGAGAAacactggaacatgttgcccagagaggtggcaaatgccccatccctggaaacattcaaggccaggctggagggggctctgagcaacctgatctagttgaagaagtccctgatcattgcaggggcattggactagatggcctttggaggtcccttccaacccaaactattctatgattctactattTGTGTCAAGTGTGTGAGAGAGAAATGCAGAGACTTCTCATGTGAGTTAAGTTTCAACAAGTCGTTGACATTCTGTTTGAGAAGTTGCACTTATGTGACACATATTGTGGTGAAggatgtttaaaaacaaatctttGGGTAAAGGGAAGAATACCTTCTCTTCCCAGAAGATGTTGGCCTTtgattttctcatttcctttgaTTTTCATGGAAGTTTCCTAGTTTTTATCTTTGTATGTAGACCTTCATGTCACAAAGTTATTAGGTA
Proteins encoded in this region:
- the LOC136103654 gene encoding histone H2A, orphon-like produces the protein MGTYLWEQAASSMSGEQEVCTVSEQEREPEATCSEEPSKGSEAKVKKSHSSRSSRAGLLFPVSRVDRQLRRGHFAERLGARAPVYLAAVLQCVTHKTMDEAAKISKEKKQQRISPLHLKMAMQRSSVLRKLMRGSMRRQCGKAGPQSQRLAARSGKKTTKSTKRCLRQRAAPAPATAVVN